The Elusimicrobiota bacterium genome segment GCTCGCTCTGCAAGGGCGCCGGCTGCCCGGTCTGCAAGCGCCTCGGCTGGCTCGAGGTGCTCGGCGCCGGCATGGTGCACCCCGCCGTCCTGCGCGGGGCCGGCTACGACCCCGAGGTCTGGTCCGGCTACGCCTGGGGCATGGGCGTCGAGCGCATCGCGATGATGCGCCGCCGCATCTCCGACATCCGGCTCTTCTACCAGAACGACCTCCGCTTCCTCGAAGGCTGGGACCGGTGAAAGTCTCCCACTCCTGGCTCTCCGAGTTCCTCCCCGTCCCGGTCTCCCCCGACGAGCTCCTGCGCCTCTTCCCCTCGCTCGGCTTCGACGTGGACTCCGTCGAGACGCTCGGCCCCGCCTTCAGCGGGGTCGTCATCGGCCATGTCCTCGAGGTGCAGAAGCACCCCAACGCGGACCGGCTCTCGCTCTGCAAGGTCAGCGACGGGAAGGAGACCTTCCCCGTCGTTTGCGGCGCCCCCAACGTGGCCGCCGGCCAGCGCGTCCCCTTCGCCCTGCCCGGGGCCAAGCTCCCCGGCGGGCTCGTCATCGCGAAGACGAAGATCCGCGGCTCCGAGTCCATGGGCATGCTCTGCTCGGTCTCCGAGCTCGGCCTGAGCGGCGACGCCGCCGGCATCCTCGTGCTCGGCGCCGACGCCCCCGTCGGCTCCGACGCGGCCCCCCTCCTCGCCGAGAAGGACACGGTGCTCGAGGTCGAGGTCACCGCGAACCGCCCCGACTGCCTCTCCATCGTCGGCCTGGCCCGCGAGCTCTCCATCCATCTGCGCAAGGCCCCCCGCGTGCCGGAACTCCCGGCGCTCAAGGAGGACGCGGCGCTCAAGACCCGCCCCGTCGAGATCCGCGAGGCCGCGCTCTGCCGCCGCTACATCGGCCGCGAGTTCGCCGGCCTGCGCGTCGGCCCCTCCCCGGGCTGGCTCGCCCGGCGCTTGGAGGCGGTCGGCCAGCGCCCCATCAACGCGCTCGTCGACGTCACGAACTACGTCCTCTTCGAGTACGGCCACCCCCTGCACACCTTCGACGCGGCGCTCCTCAAGGGCCCCGTCGTCGTGCGCCGCGCGAAGGCCGGCGAGGGGCTCAAGGCGCTCGACGCGAAGACCTACGCGCTGACCCCCGAGGACCTCGTCATCGCCGACGACACCGGACCCGTCGCCATCGCCGGCGTCATGGGCGGCGAGAGCACCGGCGTCACCGCGAAGACGACGGCCTGCTTCCTCGAGTCCGCCCACTTCAAGCCCGGCTCCGTGCGCGCCACCTCGCGCCGCCTGGGCCTGCGCTCGGAGTCCTCCTACCGCTTCGAGCGCGGCACCGACCCCGAGACCGCCGCCCGCGCCTCGGCCCGCGCCTCCGAACTCATCCTGCGCCTCTGCCGCGGCACCGCCGCGCCCGCCGTGGACGCCTACCCTGGCCGCGCCGAGCTCCCGGCGGTCCGCGTCACCACCGCCGCCCTCGACCGCGTGCTCGGGACCAAGCTCTCCGACGCGGAGCTCAAGCCCGTCCTCGGCGCGCTCGCCGCCCGGCTCGAGGAAAAAGACGGCGGCTGGCTGCTCCACCCCCCCTCCTGGCGCCCCGACCTCGCGACCCTGGCGGATGTGGCCGAGGAAGTCGCCCGGCACATCGGCTACGAAGCCATCCCCGACGAGCCCGGACCGGCCCGCCTGCCCTGCCCGCAGACCCATCCGGTCGTGGCCGCCGCCGGCCTCGCGCGCCGCCGCCTCGAAGGCCAGGCCTTCCACGAGGTCTGCACGCTCGATCTGGTCTCCGAGAAGGTCCTCGCCTGGACCGAGACGCCCGGCCCGCGCCGCGGGGACCCGACCGCACCCCGCGGCACTGGCCGAGAGGAGCACGACCGCGGCCTGCCCGCGGCGCTCGCCAACCCGCTTTCCGACGACGCCGCCTGGCTGCGCACCTCGCTCTGGCCGGGCCTCCTGCAGAGCGCGCTCTACAACGCGAGCCGCGGCGTGCAGAACATGCGCCTCTTCGAAGTCGGCCGGGTCTACGCCCTCCGCGAGGACGGCAAGGGCGTCGCCGAGCGCACGCTCGTCTCGGGGCTCCTGCTCGGCGACATGCCGCTGCGCCCGCACTGGCGCGAGAAGCCGCGCCCGACCGATTTCCACGACGCCAAGGGCGCGCTCGAGGACCTGCTCGCCGGTCTCGGCTGCGCCGACGCGCTCGTCCCCTGCGAGGGCGGCTCCGTGTTCCACCCGAAGGCCTGCGTCGGGCTCGTCCACGACGGGCGCGTCGCCGCGCAGGCCGGCCTGCTCGACCCCCGCCTGCTCGCCGCGCTCGAGCTCGGCGGCCGCCCGGCCGCCGGCTTCACGCTCGACCTCGACGCGCTCGCCCTGCGCCGCCGCGCGCACGGCCGCATGGACGCCATCTCGCCGTACCCGACCGTCGTGCGCGACCTCTCCGCACTTTTCCCCAAGGCTTCGCCTTGGGGAGAGATTTCTCGTGCGTTGCGCGCAGCCCCAGCCCTCCAAGATGTCCAGATTGAACTCTTGGATGTCTTCACCGGGAAAGGCATCGACGCGAGCGAGAAGAGTCTTACGCTCCGCTTCACCTTCTCGAAACTGGACCGGACGCTCACCGACGAAGAGGTCAACGCCTCCATGGAGAAGATCATCGCCATTCTCCAGGGTTCCTTCTCCGCCCGGCTGAGAAGCTGATGTCGCAGTCCAAGACCACCCGCGAAGCCGAGCTCGACAACCTCCTCGCCCTCGTCCGCAAGGCCGCCGAGCAGCTCAAGAGCATCAAGGAAGAGAACACCAAGCTCCGCCTCGAGAACCGCCACCTCCAGTCCGAGAACGGCCGCCTCGAGATGGATCTGCGGAGACTGCGCGCCATGTCCGACCGCCAGGCCCGCTTAAAGGCACGCCTCGAGAAATTGGCGCACAAGTTGGACAAAGTCGTCGAATTGACCGCCTAACCCTTCCCTAACTCCCCTTCCTGCGGGAGGGGGCAGGGGGAGGGGGCTCCCCAAAAGCAGACGGCCCGCGAGAGCGGGCCGTCTGCTTTACGAGAACACATCTCTACTTGCTGAGATCTGAAGCTCGTTCCTCCCACACATCCGCGTCGATGCGTCGGATCGCCATCTCAGCCGGGGCCTCGTCATCCAACTGCACCCATGACTCCGTCTCTTTGAAATTTTGAGGGTAAACCGCGAGGCAACCTACACCTGAATACTTGGAAGGGAACAGAATCCCGGCAATGCCGGCGTTTGCGACCATTTGTCCCAGAATTTGACAGGGGGACGGAACATCAAGGCCCATGGAATCAAGTCGCCAGTTCGGAGCGAGAACTCCTCTTATCAGGTCTTCGACGGAGGTGATGAGACACGGCAGTGTTACCCGTAACGCCTGGGCTCTCTTGCGGAGATGTTCAGATATCTCAAAGGTCCGGATGAGATCGACGAATCGTTCCAGCCGTTCCGGCTTATTCAAGTCCAATACGGAATCGATCTTGCCGCTGATCGACACGGCTACGATCGAGTCCGGGCGGGTAAGGGCGAAGGAGAGTTGGTCGTCGCCTCCGACAGCTTCCTTCCCGAAGGTCTCCTGCAAAGCAGTCGCCCGATCGCCTGCCAGATAAAGTGCCGGGAAAGCCTGATATCGGCTCTGGTCGATATCCCCGATATTGAACCTACCCCCAGGATCCTTTAGGCTGCCAGCAACCGAAAGAGGACGAAGCCCGTATTTGAGCTTGACCACCCGCTGCCATCGGTGGAATTCATAATCCTCACCGGAGGCTTCGAGCAAAGCTGCGGACAGGCAGTCGCTGATCTGCGCCCGCTGAAAAGCAAGTTCGGAATAATAGTCCCATGTAAGCCGAAGATAGGCCCGACCAAACAACTTGATTCTACGGATTTCCTCTGCCGAGGTTCGTTCAAGGATGAACGCCTTCTTCTTCCTACTCTGGGTAGGCTGCCGTCTGGGAGGGAAGAATGGGCGCCGCGCCATAGAGGGGTTTAACGCCGATTCTCATCGATTGCGCTGATGATGAACTTCAGCAGCTTCTTGAACCGACCGACCCTTATCATGTCGCGGGGAGAAATATATCCGAGCAGCGGATTCGGCATCTTAAACCACTGCACCGTCCGCTCTAAATCACCCTTGAAGAATTCGGCGACAAGATTGACGAGGATGGCCCATTCACGAAGACGTTCCTGCAGTTCGACCGGCATCTTTTCGTCATAACGCACGGACTTTTCAGAAACGTCCGCGGCCTTGGCGACATCATGGCCCTTGAAGTTGAAGAAATTGACGATCTCTTGGAACTCAGGCGGCTTCCCCTTCGGCAGGAAAGAGAAGTAATCTTTTTCGGGGACGCTCTGAAACAACGCAGGGGAAGGGGTCATGGGAGGCACCTCCGGAGTCCATGTATCTACCATGATTTTACCATGATTATTCCACGTATTCAATAGGCAAATTCACTCTACAGTGTCATTTCGATCACAGCATCGGCAATGCCCGCCGGATTCCCCTAATATGAATTACTCTTGGCTCGAGATTTAGTTCCATTAGGTGAGTGACAGGCACCGGTCGGTTTTTACTAAAATCCCTCGACGACGCCCTCGAAGGGAGACAGCTCATATGAATACCCGCTCTCTGGCCGGATACCTCCGACTTCTGCCGCTCCCGACGCTTCTCTGCGGCGTCCTCCTGACCTCCCTGGTCGCCTGCGGACCCTCCGCGAAGGAGCTTGCGCTCCGGGCGGAGAACGAGCGCCGGGCCGAGGCGGCCCGGGTGGAAGCCTTCCGCCGGGCCGAGGAAGAGCGGGCCGCGGCCGAGGCCGCGCGGCAGGCGAAGCTCGCCGCCCGCCGGAAGGCCGAAGGGAACGCCGACGAGGCCGCACGGACCGGGAAGAACGAGCAGGCCCTCGACGCCTACACCGCCCTCCTCCGCGAGTCCGAGGGCGACGCGGCCGAGGACCAGCGCCTGCGCGAGAAGCTCATCGCCTTCGTCGTGAAGGCCAAGCTGCGGCCGGCCGTCCCCGAGGAGGCCCGCCGCCACGCGGTGCGCGCGCAGGTCCTCATCAAGACCCAGCAGAACGCCGGGTTCGCGCCCGCCGCCGTCGAGCTCGCCCAGGCGACCGCCCTCGCGCCCTGGTGGGCCGACGCCTACTACAACCTCGGCCTGGCCCAGGAAGGCGCCGCGGACTTCGGCGGCGC includes the following:
- the pheT gene encoding phenylalanine--tRNA ligase subunit beta, translating into MKVSHSWLSEFLPVPVSPDELLRLFPSLGFDVDSVETLGPAFSGVVIGHVLEVQKHPNADRLSLCKVSDGKETFPVVCGAPNVAAGQRVPFALPGAKLPGGLVIAKTKIRGSESMGMLCSVSELGLSGDAAGILVLGADAPVGSDAAPLLAEKDTVLEVEVTANRPDCLSIVGLARELSIHLRKAPRVPELPALKEDAALKTRPVEIREAALCRRYIGREFAGLRVGPSPGWLARRLEAVGQRPINALVDVTNYVLFEYGHPLHTFDAALLKGPVVVRRAKAGEGLKALDAKTYALTPEDLVIADDTGPVAIAGVMGGESTGVTAKTTACFLESAHFKPGSVRATSRRLGLRSESSYRFERGTDPETAARASARASELILRLCRGTAAPAVDAYPGRAELPAVRVTTAALDRVLGTKLSDAELKPVLGALAARLEEKDGGWLLHPPSWRPDLATLADVAEEVARHIGYEAIPDEPGPARLPCPQTHPVVAAAGLARRRLEGQAFHEVCTLDLVSEKVLAWTETPGPRRGDPTAPRGTGREEHDRGLPAALANPLSDDAAWLRTSLWPGLLQSALYNASRGVQNMRLFEVGRVYALREDGKGVAERTLVSGLLLGDMPLRPHWREKPRPTDFHDAKGALEDLLAGLGCADALVPCEGGSVFHPKACVGLVHDGRVAAQAGLLDPRLLAALELGGRPAAGFTLDLDALALRRRAHGRMDAISPYPTVVRDLSALFPKASPWGEISRALRAAPALQDVQIELLDVFTGKGIDASEKSLTLRFTFSKLDRTLTDEEVNASMEKIIAILQGSFSARLRS
- a CDS encoding RES family NAD+ phosphorylase produces the protein MARRPFFPPRRQPTQSRKKKAFILERTSAEEIRRIKLFGRAYLRLTWDYYSELAFQRAQISDCLSAALLEASGEDYEFHRWQRVVKLKYGLRPLSVAGSLKDPGGRFNIGDIDQSRYQAFPALYLAGDRATALQETFGKEAVGGDDQLSFALTRPDSIVAVSISGKIDSVLDLNKPERLERFVDLIRTFEISEHLRKRAQALRVTLPCLITSVEDLIRGVLAPNWRLDSMGLDVPSPCQILGQMVANAGIAGILFPSKYSGVGCLAVYPQNFKETESWVQLDDEAPAEMAIRRIDADVWEERASDLSK